A stretch of DNA from Rhodoluna sp. KAS3:
CAGCTGTTGCATCAGCCCGCACCATTAGCGACACTGTTGGCTTGGTTTCAAACGTTCTAAAGGGCAACGACTCACTTGCAACCGCAGCTACCACCATGGTTGCCAACACTGCTGCAACTGTTCGTACCAACGGCTCATTTACAGCTCAGGTCAAGGCATTTGACCGCGCAACCACCCCAGCTGCCAAGTCAGGCGTTTCAGTTTCAGCTTCTGCTGCAACCAGCGCAAATCTTCGCCCAGCTTCAACTGGTGTAACTGAGATCAGCGTTACCTTCAACGGCACCAAGTACACCACCAACGCAACCTTGAACGCTGCAGTAGCCGCTTTGACTACTGATGCATCAGGCCTTGCTGCGGTTGCTGTTTCAAGCTTCGGTCTAGTAGACGGCCAGACCGTTACTGTCACCTTCGCTGCACAGAACCTAAGCTCAGCTGTTGTTGCAACTCAGCGTGACGCTGTTTACACCGTCTCTGACGATGCAGCATCAACCATCGTTGCTACCAACAAGAACGCTGCTGCAAGCTTCAACTACAGCATCAAGGACCAGTTCGGCGTGCTTTCAGCTCGCACCAACGAGCGCCTTGTAGTCTCAGCAACTGCAGCCTCAGGTACCGCTCCAGCAACTCAGTACATCGCTGTTTCAGGTGGTAAGGCTGCATTCTCTGTAACTCCAACCACTGACAACACCGCAGATGTCACCGTGATTGCAGATCTAGAGGTAAGCACCAACACCAACGGAACCATCACCTGGGCAGCCAACGGCACTGACGTTGCTAACCGCGTGATCAAGGTTCGTGCAGCTGCTTACTCGTTCTCAGTTGCTCCTGCAGTGGCTCTCTACAACAACGCTGCTCCATCAACAACTGTTGTAAGCCAGCCGCTAACTGCATCAGCTCTCGCTGACCTTGCAGCTCCGTCAGTATCAAACGCAACTTGGGCAAAGGTAACTTTGACCGGCACCAACGCTGGTGAGAAGCTAACTGCATCTGCTGCAGGCACTTTCTTGTCAATCGACGGCGCTGCTGTTACCGCTGATTCAGCAACCAAGATTGCTCAGGGAACAGTTGTTGAGATCTTCGTTGCTTCGAACACCACCGGCACCAAGACCCTAACCATCTCAAACGGCTCAGTAACTTCAACTGTTTCAGTTGTATTCTCAAAGGCTGTTGAGACCTCAGGTACTGTAATCGAGCTAACTGCTCCTGCTAACGCAGGCCCAGGCACCAGCTTCGTTGTATCTGGTGTGGTCAAGGACAAGTTCGGCAACGTTGTTGACACCACCACTGGTTCAACCTCGACCCTCTCAGTGACCTACGAAGGCCCTGGAATCGTTGTTCCAGCAAGTGGATCGATCACCGAGACCAACGCCTCTGGTGCATTCTCATTCCGCGTCATCCTTGGTGCGAATGAGACCGGTACCGGTGTTGTAACTGCAACCTACGACGCTGACGGTGCAGGCACCACTGCTGCTGTTGTTGCGACCAAGACCATCAACGCTGCAGTAGTTGCTTCATCAGCCGCATCTGGTTCAACCGGCAAGTTCTTCGCTTCAGCAACTAACGCTGCAGGCAAGAAGGTTGTTGTCAAGGTAGACGGTAAGTTCGCAAAGAGCTTCATCGGTACCGCAGCTAAGAAGGTAATTTCTGTTGCTGCTGCAAAGGGCACCAAGACCATCACAATCTTCGTGGGCGGCAAGTTGTCGTCAACCAAGGTTGTAATCGTCAAGTAGTTTTACCCCTGTAAAAGAAAACTGCCCCAGCTCAATGAGCTGGGGCAGTTTTTTATGCCTGTTGGCGTAATTAGTGCTGGGCGGCTCGGCGAATCAAGCCAAGCGCACGGCCTTTCTTGGCGGCCTCTGCTCGGTTTGGTACGCCAAGGGCACGGTAAATGCGAACGGTTTCTTGGCGAATAGTTGACTCGCTCAACATCAACTTTGCTGCAATTTCGGCATTGACCAAACCTTCTGCCATGTGGGCAAGGATTTCGATTTGGCGTGAGGTGAGGTCCTCGCCATTGGTCTCGCGGTGCATGGTCTTTGCCTGAGGGAAGGCCATGGTGGTCAGGCAGTAGGCACCGAGTTTGGCCAGGATCGGGATGAGTCGTTCATGAATCGGAAGAGCCTTTACTGAGTCATTGAGAACGAGTGCAAGGCATCCGACCGGAATTGCATCGCGAAGCAGGGGAATCGCGATGACTGGCTGGGGTGCAGACTTGGCGTCAGCAAATACATAAGTCTTTGATCGCACACACTCTGAAAGAGGGTTTTGGTCCCAGGCTGAAATTTCTTGGCGCTCAGTTTCATAGCTGAGCCCATACCCAGCAACAGTAACTAGGTTGCTGCTGTTGTCGAGTAAAAAGATCTGGCAACCCTGAACTGTTGTGACAGTGATTTCTGAGTGAACAATGGCGCGACAAAACTCAGTTGCGTTCTCACTTTTCAGTAAAGCGTCAAGTACTTGCTCAACTGTTGCAAAGTCAACAGCCGGCTCTTCCCCAAACGTAGTCATAGAGGACCTCCCCCAAGGTCTTATTTATAAGTATGTAGTACTAACCATAGGTGAGGGGTCAGTCATACATTGTCTTTAGTCCGGACAGCAATCGGCTATGTCCGAATAGACCTCGCGTCAGCACCGTGACGCCAGTAGTCCTGTCTAGTTACCTAGAGTGTGAGGTCTCTTGTGCCCGCCTGCTTGGTTGGCCGGCATTGAGATTTCCAATCCGGGGGTCATAAGGATTTTCGGGGAATAAACCAAGAAAGAAAGAGACATACATGTCTAAGAACCTAACCCTAAAGGGTGCGGCGTTCGGTGCGTTGGTTGCTCTCTCGATCTCAGCTGTTGCTCCGGCATCAGCTGCAGGTCTTGCGGACACATCATTCGTATCACTCGCGCCTACAACAGGAACTGCGTACGCCGTAGTTGCTGGCGCAGGTAAGACCTTCTCACTTACAGCGAACGAGGCATCTTCAGTTGCGGGCACAGGACGAAACGTAAAATTCCTTGTAACCGACGCTGACAAGACTGTTGACGTTTCAACAACCTCAACTGGTCTAGGCACAGACACCTTTGCTGCTGACACCGCCGATACTATCGCCCGTGACTCTGCTGGTCTCGTTACCATTACCGACACTGCTGACGCTTCAGCAGACTTCGCCGCTGGTGACCGCGTTCATTTGGTAACGGATATCGTTACTACAACTGGTGCAGACGTTGCTGCAGGTTTCTACACGATTGTTTCAGCAACAAACGCGACCAACTCAACATTCACATTCCAGACTGACGTTCTAACTGCGAACACTGCAGAAGCGATGGTTGCGGATGACGACATCGAGTTTGCACACTCGGCTTGGGATTCAAGCAATAGCTTCGTAGTTAACTCGGCCGTTGCTGATTCAGCAACAGACGAGACACTTGTCTTGACCGTCGGTGGCACCACAACCCGTACCGTTGACGTAACTGCGTGGGTTGATGCAAACTCTGATGGCGACATCGACTCAACTGAGTATGTTTCACCTACACGCACTGTTACTTTCAAGAAGGGCACAGAAGTAACTGGAACTGTTACCTGGACTCAGCCGACTCTTGGAGATTCATCGCTTGTAGCGAAGGTGGCAACGACCCCAGAGCTAAACGGTTCACAGATGTCTGCAAATGACATTTCAGTCAAGTTCACTCGTCAGGGATCAACCACTACCGGCCTTGCAGCTTCGGACACCACAACTCCTTTTGCCGGTTCAACGGCTTGGAACTCAACTGACAAGTTGTGGGTTGCGACCGCTTACACCGGACAGTCTGCAGCAAACACCCCTTGGGCTGGCCTTGCCGACACTAACGCAAACGATGTTGTGTTCGCTGGAACCTACTCAGCACGTCCTTACATCGGTTCTGATGCAATTGCGA
This window harbors:
- a CDS encoding LuxR C-terminal-related transcriptional regulator, which codes for MTTFGEEPAVDFATVEQVLDALLKSENATEFCRAIVHSEITVTTVQGCQIFLLDNSSNLVTVAGYGLSYETERQEISAWDQNPLSECVRSKTYVFADAKSAPQPVIAIPLLRDAIPVGCLALVLNDSVKALPIHERLIPILAKLGAYCLTTMAFPQAKTMHRETNGEDLTSRQIEILAHMAEGLVNAEIAAKLMLSESTIRQETVRIYRALGVPNRAEAAKKGRALGLIRRAAQH